In the genome of Carassius carassius chromosome 47, fCarCar2.1, whole genome shotgun sequence, one region contains:
- the LOC132130106 gene encoding syntaxin-5-like, whose product MLVHRRHGPRSSQDGVYTGPPQTQTQLETPLAVPAPITPVIDTFSMSCRDRTSEFQSVCKSLLGRQNGAQPFRAVHSAVRQRSEFTLLAKRIGRDLSNTFAKLEKLTILAKRKSLFDDKATEIDELTYIVKQDINSLNKQIAGLQEVVRSRSGQNGRHLQTHSNTIVVSLQSKLASMSSDFKSVLEVRTENLKQQRSRQEQFSQTPASSSSFHTNSFNNSVLMQDDSKKMDISIDMDLGSSQQMQLIDERDSYIQSRADTMQNIESTIVELGSIFQQLAHMVKEQEETVQRIDANVEDTQLNVELAHSEILKYFQSVSNNRWLLIKMFLILIIFFIVFVVFMT is encoded by the exons ATGTTGGTGCATCGGCGTCACGGTCCCAGAAGCAGCCAGGACGGGGTGTACACTGGGCCACCTCAGACCCAGACCCAGCTGGAAACCCCACTGGCTGTCCCAGCACCCATCACCCCTGTCATAGACACATTTAGCATGTCCTGCCGAGACCGTACCAGTgagtttcagtctgtgtgcaagtCCCTGCTGGGGAGACAG AATGGAGCACAACCTTTCAGAGCTGTCCACAGCGCAGTCAGACAGCGAAGTGAATTCACGCTCCTGGCTAA GCGAATTGGAAGAGACCTCAGCAACACTTTTGCCAAGTTAGAGAAGCTCACAATCC TTGCCAAACGAAAGTCCCTTTTTGATGACAAAGCAACTGAAATTGACGAACTCACTTACATTGTGAAACAG GACATCAACAGTCTAAATAAGCAGATAGCTGGCCTGCAGGAAGTCGTTCGATCACGGAGTGGACAGAATGGCAGACATCTTCAGACACATTCCAACACTATCGTAGTCTCCTTACAG TCCAAACTGGCATCGATGTCAAGTGACTTCAAGTCAGTCCTTGAAGTCAGAACAGAG AACTTAAAGCAGCAGAGAAGCAGACAAGAGCAGTTTTCTCAGACTCCTGCCTCATCCTCTTCTTTCCACACCAACAGCTTCA ATAATTCAGTGCTTATGCAGGACGACTCCAAGAAGATGGATATTTCTATAGATATGGACCTCGGCTCCAGTCAGCAGATGCAGTTAATCGATGAACGG GATTCGTACATTCAGAGCCGTGCAGACACTATGCAGAATATAGAGTCCACTATTGTGGAGCTCGGCTCCATATTTCAGCAGCTGGCTCACATGGTGAAAGAACAGGAAGAGACTGTACAGAG AATTGATGCCAATGTAGAGGACACTCAGCTGAACGTGGAGCTAGCGCACTCAGAGATACTCAAATATTTCCAGTCTGTGTCCAACAACCGCTGGCTGCTCATCAAGATGTTCCTGATCctcataatttttttcattgtctttgtggttttcatgacctga
- the LOC132130869 gene encoding snake venom vascular endothelial growth factor toxin ICPP-like, translated as MISSLTFVSRGRSSRIMLLFLCVLYLVLYHQASGMNVQHRQNRKIGQKSVPAWKLYARSLCEPRETLVKVEDEFPEVMDRRIFPSCVPLKRCGGCCSDEATLCVNVSSYTTVMQFMQLNVQGETIDLQFVEHSQCQCRFRDQL; from the exons ATGATCAGCAGTCTAACATTTGTCTCGCGAGGCAGAAGTTCACGTATAATGCTACTTTTTCTGTGTGTGCTGTATCTCGTCCTGTACCACCAGGCATCTGGGATGAACGTTCAG CATCGTCAAAATCGAAAAATCGGCCAAAAGTCTGTTCCAG caTGGAAGTTATACGCACGCAGCCTTTGCGAGCCACGTGAAACGCTTGTTAAAGTTGAGGATGAATTCCCCGAGGTGATGGACAGGCGTATTTTCCCCTCGTGTGTGCCCCTGAAGCGCTGTGGAGGCTGCTGCTCTGATGAAGCAAcgctgtgtgtgaatgtgagctCGTACACCACAGTGATGCAG TTTATGCAGTTGAATGTGCAAGGGGAGACTATTGATCTGCAGTTTGTTGAACACAGCCAGTGTCAATGCAG GTTCAGAGACCAGCTATGA
- the LOC132130391 gene encoding adenylosuccinate synthetase isozyme 2-like codes for MLPRSNCSSHSFIMAADSTMSNGQETASLNGEPVLKRSRDSVDSLRIPREPQNKVTVVLGAQWGDEGKGKVVDLLAMDADIVCRCQGGNNAGHTVVVDSVEYDFHLLPSGVLNKKAVSFIGNGVVIHLPGLFEEAEKNSQKGNGLQGWEERLKISDRAHIVFNFHQAVDGIQEQLRQQQAGKNLGTTKKGIGPAYSSKAARNGLRVCDLVSDFSVFEEKFRVLAGHFQTTYPNLNIDIDTELEQLKAYAERLRPLVTDGVYFMHQALNGPSKKILVEGANAALLDIDFGTYPFVTSSNCTVGGVCTGLGVPPSHVGRVYGVVKAYTTRVGVGAFPTELDNDTGDLLQSRGREFGVTTGRRRRCGWLDLVLVRYAHMVNGFSAIALTKLDILDTLPEIKIGIAYTADGKPLPSFPANMDVLTKVQVTYETFPGWCCSTEGVRSFDELPSQAQAYISFIEKFLEVPVKWVGVGKSRESMIKLF; via the exons ATGTTGCCGCGTTCGAACTGTTCCTCGCACTCTTTCATTATGGCTGCGGACAGTACGATGTCTAATGGTCAGGAAACGGCCTCTCTGAACGGTGAACCCGTGCTCAAGCGCTCCAGAGACAGCGTGGACTCTTTGCGGATCCCGCGGGAGCCCCAGAATAAAGTGACCGTCGTGTTGGGAGCTCAGTGGGGCGATGAGGGTAAGGGCAAAGTGGTCGACCTCTTGGCAATGGACGCCGACATTGTGTGCAGATGCCAG GGAGGAAATAACGCGGGACACACAGTGGTGGTGGATTCGGTGGAGTATGACTTTCACTTGCTGCCTAGCGGCGTTCTCAACAAAAAGGCCGTTTCTTTTATTG GAAATGGTGTTGTGATACACTTGCCAGGACTTTTTGAGGAGGCTGAAAAGAACTCACAGAAAGGCAATG GACTTCAAGGATGGGAGGAACGACTGAAGATATCTGACCGGGCACATATTG TGTTCAATTTCCATCAAGCTGTTGATGGGATACAGGAGCAGCTGAGACAGCAGCAGGCTGGGAAGAA tttgggCACTACTAAGAAGGGCATTGGACCCGCATATTCCTCCAAAGCAGCACGTAATGGACTGAGAGTGTGTGATCTAGTCTCAGACTTTTCAGTGTTTGAGGAAAA GTTTCGGGTTCTGGCTGGTCATTTTCAGACCACATATCCTAACCTTAATATTGATATTGATACTGAGCTTGAGCAACTGAAG GCTTATGCTGAGAGGTTACGTCCTCTAGTAACTGATGGGGTTTATTTCATGCACCAAGCTCTCAACGGTCCAAGCAAGAAGATTCTGGTGGAGGGAGCCAACGCTGCATTACTGGATATCGATTTCG GGACCTACCCCTTTGTGACCTCATCAAACTGTACTGTTGGAGGCGTTTGCACAGGTCTTGGGGTCCCCCCATCTCATGTGGGACGTGTGTATGGAGTGGTGAAGGCCTACACAACCAGGGTGGGAGTGGGGGCATTCCCTACTGAGCTAGATAAT GACACTGGTGATCTGCTTCAGAGCAGAGGAAGGGAATTTGGTGTTACAACAGGCAGGCGGCGGCGCTGTGGATGGCTGGACCTGGTTTTGGTTCGCTATGCCCACATGGTTAATGGTTTTTCAGC CATTGCACTGACCAAGTTGGACATTCTTGACACATTGCCAGAAATAAAGATTGGCATAGCCTACACAGCTGATGGAAAGCCTCTTCCCAGTTTTCCTG CAAACATGGATGTCCTCACAAAGGTTCAAGTGACTTATGAGACGTTCCCTGGCTGGTGTTGTAGTACTGAGGGAGTCCGCAGTTTTGATGAGCTGCCTTCACAGGCACAAGCTTACATCAGCTTTATCGAGAAGTTCCTGGAGGTTCCAG TGAAGTGGGTGGGAGTTGGCAAGTCAAGAGAAAGCATGATAAAGCTGTTCTAA